ACGTTTGGGATAAGATGGGGAGCGGTGCCTGCTGCTGTGTTGTAGGAGAGAGACCAGTATCAGCACAGGGAGAGGTTTGAATGAGAGTAGCAAAGCAGGGGGTAGGAGGAGAAACTCGGACTTACCGGTTATTGCTGCGGGAGCGGGATCGATAGCGGCTGCCACGTGACCTGGAGCCGGAACGAGACCGGGAGCGAGATCTGGAATACAAGAAACAGGCTTTGATGTCTCTAATACAGCGTTTTTCTGTGAAAGGTGGGTTGCGAGTTATGAGAATACATCTATAAACACCCATTATTTCTACTTAATTTGGATCGGAGGACGATTTGGGTCACGGGAAGACAGTCAATTTCTAATTTGGGGCTCGAGCTGAAAAAGTTTAAGAACCCCTGCTCTAATATATAACCCACAGTAGTGAAACAAAGAGGACGGCATTGCCCCTCAGCAGTAGAGACGAATCCAACCAGGTCAGCATATTTTGTCTGTGCTTAATAGTTTCTCGATAACATAGTGACATTTTTCTCAAACCTAGGGATACTGTGATGTAATAAGAACAATGTTGCATAAGGGGAAAACCATAATCTGCATTATGCTGAATTATGACTGCTAATCGCAGTATATCAAAGGCAGCCAGTAGACATTGGGCAAGAAGAATACCTGCTCCGAcgacctcctcctcccctcttgcTGAAACGGTAGCAGTCGTAGGCATAGTGGCCCCTGTCCCCACACTGGTAGCAGCGATCTTGAGGGTCAAAGTGGCGGCGGCTGGGGCGGCCATGTTTGGTCTTCCGTGACATGCCAGTGGACAGCTCCACACGGATCCGAGAGCCGCACAGCACCctgaggtagggagagagggcagAATTTAGTGATAATAGGGTAAGAAAGAAAACATAATGTAATACTGGGCAACATCTGCAAGATTATGGCCTGAATTACAACAATTAATATCCCAAAACTGAAAACACACCCCTTCAACAAAAATATCTATAAACTGAAGCGAAAACATTATGGGCTGTGAAATGTGCAGATCAATATAAAGTTACTCACTTTCCATCCATGCCTTTAACTGCATCCTCTGCGTCACGGGCATCCTCATACTCCACAAAGGCGAAACCTGGGGGGTTCCTGGCCACCCAAACGCTGCGTAAAGGTCCATAGTAACTGAACGCCCGCTCTAGCTCACCCTTGGCAGCACCGTTGCCCAAGTCGCCAACATAGACCTTGCAATCAGTGTTACGAGAAGAGCTGCGAGAAGACGAGTGATATGACATCTTCCCACCTGAGGAAAGATGGAGAAACTGTCAACATCCACAATGAACCAGTTAATTAGCTAAAGTTAGTTAAAAAGTAAACATAGGAAAATTGAGCTGTGCTTGAGAGCAtgaagctagttagctagctactaataTAAATAAcatagttagctaacattagctataaATACAAGCTACCGGGTGCGTTGCACAAGGTAGATAGCAGCTGGGATAGCAAGCAAGAAAACAACTAGCtagccaggggtgtattcattacggaaaccgtttaccgtttaagaaccaaacggaagctAACAGAGCAAAACaatagtttctattggacaaattcggtaggtccctccccgtttcgttcaGTTTGCTctcgtttaagaaacgttttgcaacggaaacggcgtaatgaatacaccccagctcTGCGCTTGCCGTTTTAATACCCTGTTATCTCTGACAATGTTTCTTCCTTATTATACTGTGTAGCTAACAATTTTATCGCTAGTGACATACTCAATAAATTAACCAGAGAcgatatagctagctagcaagataACGTTGTTTCTATCTAGCTTCCTtataaaactagctagctacGCTAGATATCAAGTAAACAATGGCGTCCGCGCGCTTACCTTTATCCCCACAGTTCCGCGATTTATTTATCAGTCTCCGCTCAATTTACAGAAATAAAACATGGGCGAAACGTCTTAAATTATTTCTTATTTTGATGACTTATTTTACAGGATTTCAAATTCTTCACTAGCCAACATACCTATTCGCTGTCAGACTACCCGTGCAATAATGCACTTGCGCAGTAATTTGCCCCACTACAGTGAGGTCATGTGGTGTTTTTCACATTGGTTATGATGGCCTTGGCATTTGGCAAACTGGGGGCAAGAGGACGGTCAATCTGCCATACAGGTTTGAGGGAAGTCTTGATTTTATACCTAAAAATGTTCcatatatatttgtattcttttTGAGATTACGATATACTGaatacaaatataaacgcaacatgtaaagtgttccaTGAGCtgtaataaaagatcccagaaatattccatagcacaaaaagcttatttctctgtaTTCTTTTTGAGATTGagatatactgaataaaaatataaacgcaacatgtaaagtgtttcatgagctgtaataaaagatcccagaaatattccatagcacaaaaagcttatttctctctacTTTTgctcacaaatttgtttacatccctgttaatgagcatttctcctttgccaagataatctatccacctgacaggtgtggcgtatcaaaaagctaattaaacagcatgatcattacacaggtgcaccttgtgctggggacagtaaaaggccactctaaaatgtgcagttttgtcacacaacacaatgccacagatgtctcaagttttgagggagtgtgcaatttaCATGCTGactggaatgtccaccagagctgttgccagagattttaatgttaatttctctaccataaactgcctccaatgtcgttttggagaatttggcagtatgtccaactggctttacaactgcagaccacgtgtaaccacgctagcccaggacctacacatccggcttcttcacctgtctgagactagccacccggacagctgatgaaactgtgggtttgaacaactgaagaatttctgcacaaactgtcagaaaccgtctcagggaaactCATCTGCATAGTCGTTGTTCTCACCAGGATTTTGACCTGACTGCAACTTGgcatcataaccgacttcagtgggtaaatgctcactttcgatggccactggcacactggagaagtgtgctcttcacgggattaatcccggtttcaactgtactgggcagatggcagacagcgtgtatggcgtcgtgtgggcgagcggtttgctgatgtcaacgttgtgaacagtgccccattgtggcggtggggttatggtatgggcaggcctaagcgacagacaacgaacacaagtgcattttatcgatggcaatttgaatgaacagagatactgtgacgagatcctgaggcccattgtcgtgccattcatccgccgccatcacctcatgtttcagcatgataatgcatggccccatgtcgcaaggatttgtacacaattc
The DNA window shown above is from Coregonus clupeaformis isolate EN_2021a chromosome 6, ASM2061545v1, whole genome shotgun sequence and carries:
- the LOC121567521 gene encoding serine/arginine-rich splicing factor 7 isoform X1, yielding MSYHSSSRSSSRNTDCKVYVGDLGNGAAKGELERAFSYYGPLRSVWVARNPPGFAFVEYEDARDAEDAVKGMDGKVLCGSRIRVELSTGMSRKTKHGRPSRRHFDPQDRCYQCGDRGHYAYDCYRFSKRGGGGRRSRSRSRSRSGSRSRGSRYRSRSRSNNRSRHRSPSYPKRRKRSGSPAQSKSRSRSRSRSGSRARGRSASRSRSRSRSPSHKRNSRSRSPSQKKSPTPGED
- the LOC121567521 gene encoding serine/arginine-rich splicing factor 7 isoform X2, which gives rise to MSYHSSSRSSSRNTDCKVYVGDLGNGAAKGELERAFSYYGPLRSVWVARNPPGFAFVEYEDARDAEDAVKGMDGKVLCGSRIRVELSTGMSRKTKHGRPSRRHFDPQDRCYQCGDRGHYAYDCYRFSKRGGGGRRSRSRSRSRSGSRSRGSRYRSRSRSNNRRHRSPSYPKRRKRSGSPAQSKSRSRSRSRSGSRARGRSASRSRSRSRSPSHKRNSRSRSPSQKKSPTPGED